A DNA window from Lutra lutra chromosome 8, mLutLut1.2, whole genome shotgun sequence contains the following coding sequences:
- the LLPH gene encoding protein LLP homolog — protein sequence MAKSLRSKWKRKMRAEKRKKNAPKELSRLKSILKIDSDVLMKDVQEIATVVVPKHCQEKTQCVVQDEKDDMKMETEIKRNKKSLLDQHGQYPIWMNQRQRKRLKAKREKGKGKSKAKAAKAAKGLAW from the exons ATGGCTAAAAGCTTACGGAGtaagtggaagaggaagatgcgtgcagaaaagagaaaaaagaatgccCCAAAGGAACTCAGCCGACTGAAAAGTATTCTTAAAATAGATAGTGATGTTTTAATGAAAGATGTTCAAGAGATAGCAACTGTGGTGGTACCCAAACATTGTCAAGAGAAAACTCAGTGTGTGGTACAAGATGAAAAAG ATGACATGAAAATGGAGACTgaaattaagagaaacaaaaagagtcTTCTAGACCAGCATGGACAGTACCCCATATGGATGAAccagagacaaaggaaaaggctGAAGGCAAAGCgagaaaaagggaaggggaaaagcaaagcaaaagcagCAAAGGCGGCCAAGGGTTTGGCCTGGTAG